Proteins encoded together in one Chitinophaga lutea window:
- a CDS encoding TlpA family protein disulfide reductase: MKKLHLGVMALCCLPALLKAQVTISGEWMRRHDGNVRLYRIEHGRLEEIASAKPGADSAFGFYFRPEREGFYVIGTSTAMTPQDKYTFYFKQNDQLNVKVQDTSYVLSGKNSPENQAMEKWHNMLIPLERKGVYFSRTQSTYKDFFPLLEKIHQQAQQTKFASTGNRQFDAEFAKFREMDLFFVTAELLSTPRSAHPSKADYTPYFKSVDVAHYTTDTRLFRYPHGMRMMRSLQSLPARLGSGDVTDYSIEARMKGIVNDTLKGEVVLQQATALKTFLGYNDLDQQYGKYLLTPDQARRAAAIKTELAKKATSAGGQAVNFTYPDVNGKQVSLSDFKGKVVLVDVWATWCGPCKGEIPHLKKLEKEMHGQDVQFLSVSVDEQKDHQKWKDFIASEELGGVQLFASGWSDIAQYYNIKGIPRFMVFDKKGNIVSTDAPRPSNKELKLLLESEVKK, from the coding sequence ATGAAAAAACTGCACCTGGGTGTAATGGCGCTTTGTTGCCTGCCCGCATTGCTGAAAGCACAGGTTACTATTTCAGGGGAGTGGATGCGCCGGCACGACGGCAATGTTCGCCTCTACCGGATTGAGCACGGAAGGCTGGAAGAAATAGCCAGCGCAAAACCCGGTGCCGATTCCGCCTTCGGATTTTACTTCCGTCCCGAGCGGGAAGGATTTTATGTCATCGGCACCAGCACCGCGATGACACCACAGGACAAATACACGTTCTATTTTAAACAGAACGATCAGCTGAACGTAAAGGTGCAGGATACGTCGTACGTGCTGTCAGGCAAAAACTCGCCCGAAAACCAGGCCATGGAGAAATGGCATAACATGCTGATACCGCTGGAGCGGAAGGGCGTTTATTTCTCGCGAACCCAGAGCACCTACAAGGACTTTTTCCCGCTGCTGGAAAAAATTCACCAGCAGGCACAGCAAACGAAATTCGCATCCACCGGCAACAGGCAGTTCGACGCGGAGTTCGCGAAGTTCCGCGAAATGGACCTGTTCTTTGTGACAGCCGAATTGCTGAGCACGCCCCGTTCCGCCCATCCTTCGAAGGCAGACTATACGCCATATTTCAAAAGCGTGGACGTGGCGCACTATACAACCGATACCCGGCTGTTCCGTTACCCTCATGGCATGCGAATGATGCGGAGTTTGCAGTCGTTACCCGCCCGCCTGGGAAGTGGCGATGTCACGGATTATAGCATAGAAGCACGTATGAAGGGCATCGTGAACGATACCCTCAAAGGAGAGGTTGTTTTGCAGCAGGCCACAGCGCTCAAAACATTCCTCGGCTACAACGACCTGGATCAGCAGTACGGCAAATACCTGCTCACTCCCGATCAGGCCAGGCGTGCCGCCGCCATCAAAACAGAGCTGGCGAAAAAGGCCACTTCGGCCGGCGGCCAGGCGGTGAACTTCACTTATCCCGATGTAAACGGCAAACAGGTGTCGCTGAGTGATTTTAAAGGCAAGGTAGTACTGGTAGACGTTTGGGCTACCTGGTGCGGGCCGTGCAAAGGAGAAATTCCCCACCTCAAGAAACTGGAGAAGGAAATGCACGGGCAGGATGTCCAGTTCCTGAGCGTGTCCGTTGATGAACAAAAGGATCATCAGAAGTGGAAAGACTTTATCGCCAGCGAGGAGCTGGGAGGGGTGCAGCTTTTTGCCAGCGGCTGGAGCGATATCGCCCAATATTACAACATTAAAGGTATTCCCCGTTTCATGGTATTTGATAAAAAAGGGAACATCGTATCTACAGACGCTCCCCGGCCTTCCAACAAAGAACTGAAGCTGCTGCTGGAAAGTGAAGTGAAAAAATAG
- a CDS encoding PKD-like family lipoprotein gives MKLIYQSLAACCILLISSCYKDHGNYTYDLPEEITVSGIAGTYDKISLVDRLSIDPVVKSSDPKAEFTYWWGIYETNVQGYAPKVDTIARTKTLDYLVTQPAKGWVLVFGAKNTHTGLTKIVTAGVNVVTQFTRGWYVVKDDGSKTDVDLFLTPSGIAPASKMINVFSLVNNRKLEGEASLFGFYTNYKSNVTGTMANTRALFILSGKDASVVNINTFKEIHGLSGLFYEAPAVKRPGSISEASQANYFVNDGQLHSIYSMSANIGLFGGRQLRDDHNSPYSLSKYFLTHSFWNPFFFDERSSSFVSATGTGSVLSSVTDGAGTEMPANRNNKELLFMGIKSSNPYTGVALFRDKTDPSLKILSAITPTSFALKMVNDTLESTEKLAMAERFGLIVADENILYFSIGNSVWSRNLSNGAEQLQVTVPAGERITFIRHRKYTGTTTAEQPFYYNYMLIGTTVNGNYKVRAFKKTSGNLAASPDFTMEGQGSAGDAIYIAPPIGNTTYPNSY, from the coding sequence ATGAAATTGATATACCAAAGCCTGGCCGCCTGCTGCATTTTGCTGATCAGCTCCTGTTATAAAGACCATGGCAATTATACCTACGATTTGCCCGAAGAGATCACCGTCAGCGGGATTGCCGGCACGTACGACAAAATTTCGCTGGTAGACAGGCTCTCCATCGATCCCGTGGTCAAATCAAGTGATCCCAAAGCGGAATTTACTTACTGGTGGGGCATCTACGAAACCAATGTGCAGGGGTATGCGCCTAAAGTGGATACCATTGCGCGTACCAAAACACTGGATTACCTGGTTACGCAGCCGGCCAAAGGCTGGGTGCTCGTATTCGGAGCAAAAAATACGCATACCGGGCTGACGAAGATCGTCACCGCAGGCGTAAACGTGGTCACCCAGTTCACGCGCGGCTGGTACGTTGTGAAAGACGACGGCAGCAAAACGGATGTCGACCTTTTCCTGACGCCTTCCGGTATCGCCCCGGCATCAAAAATGATAAACGTTTTTTCGCTGGTAAATAACCGCAAGCTGGAAGGAGAAGCAAGCCTCTTCGGTTTCTACACGAACTACAAATCCAACGTTACCGGCACAATGGCCAATACCCGGGCGCTGTTCATCCTCTCCGGCAAAGACGCCAGCGTGGTCAACATCAATACGTTCAAAGAGATACATGGCCTCAGCGGTTTGTTCTATGAAGCACCGGCCGTAAAAAGGCCGGGCAGCATCAGCGAGGCCTCCCAGGCCAATTATTTTGTGAACGACGGGCAGCTGCACAGCATCTATTCCATGTCCGCCAACATAGGCCTGTTTGGCGGCAGGCAGCTGCGCGACGATCATAACAGTCCGTACAGCCTTTCAAAGTACTTCCTGACCCACTCATTCTGGAACCCCTTCTTTTTCGATGAGCGTAGTTCCTCTTTCGTGTCAGCTACCGGCACGGGCTCCGTATTGTCGTCCGTTACCGATGGCGCAGGCACTGAAATGCCTGCCAACAGGAATAATAAGGAGCTGTTGTTCATGGGCATCAAATCCAGCAATCCGTACACCGGCGTGGCGCTGTTCCGCGATAAGACGGACCCTTCATTGAAAATCCTGTCGGCCATCACACCGACGAGTTTTGCCCTGAAGATGGTGAACGACACGCTGGAATCAACCGAAAAGCTGGCGATGGCGGAACGTTTCGGGCTGATCGTGGCAGACGAGAACATCCTGTATTTTTCCATAGGCAACAGCGTATGGTCAAGAAACCTGAGCAACGGCGCTGAACAGCTGCAGGTGACCGTACCGGCCGGCGAGCGCATCACGTTTATACGCCACCGCAAGTATACCGGAACCACTACTGCCGAACAGCCGTTTTATTACAACTACATGCTGATAGGCACTACCGTCAACGGAAACTATAAGGTGCGCGCATTCAAAAAAACATCCGGTAACCTGGCGGCCAGCCCTGATTTTACGATGGAAGGGCAGGGCAGTGCGGGAGACGCGATCTACATTGCGCCGCCGATAGGGAACACCACTTATCCAAACAGTTATTAA
- a CDS encoding DUF4843 domain-containing protein, producing MKQIITVAMLTALLAACKKDQYYLYNDNARLQFGPPPDRIYAASFEMADTVKPFTFYYEPAATTQDTVFFDIYAIGGVSSKDRPFTLEQVAVAGAENAVPGVHYKAFSDPSLKDVYLIKAGEVHLSIPIILLRDPSLKSKNVQLKVQVKANEHFLPGEIRKLWRRVDFTDMLSQPAAWNASAVQYYWGKYSRVKHSFMIEQTGEKWDQEFLLNVNTDFALLSFWRLKLRTLLTDYNNAHPGMPLKDESGEAVVFP from the coding sequence ATGAAGCAGATCATTACTGTAGCCATGCTAACCGCTTTGCTGGCTGCCTGCAAAAAAGATCAGTACTATCTCTATAACGATAACGCCCGCCTGCAATTCGGCCCGCCGCCAGACCGCATCTATGCCGCGTCTTTCGAAATGGCCGACACGGTAAAGCCGTTTACCTTTTATTACGAACCGGCTGCCACCACCCAGGATACCGTGTTTTTCGACATCTATGCCATTGGCGGCGTAAGCAGCAAAGACCGGCCTTTTACGCTTGAACAGGTGGCTGTTGCGGGCGCCGAGAACGCCGTGCCGGGCGTACATTATAAAGCATTTTCTGACCCCTCGCTGAAAGACGTATACCTGATCAAAGCGGGTGAGGTGCACCTCTCCATACCCATTATCCTGCTGCGCGATCCTTCGCTGAAAAGCAAAAACGTACAACTCAAGGTACAGGTGAAAGCGAATGAGCACTTTCTGCCCGGGGAGATCAGGAAACTGTGGCGAAGGGTGGATTTTACGGACATGCTCAGCCAGCCCGCGGCCTGGAACGCTTCGGCCGTGCAATATTACTGGGGCAAATACAGCCGGGTAAAACATTCTTTTATGATCGAACAGACGGGTGAGAAATGGGACCAGGAGTTCCTGCTGAATGTAAATACGGATTTTGCACTGCTCTCTTTCTGGAGACTGAAATTGCGCACGCTGCTCACAGATTACAACAACGCCCATCCCGGCATGCCGCTGAAGGATGAATCAGGTGAAGCCGTTGTATTTCCTTAA